A window from Hoeflea sp. IMCC20628 encodes these proteins:
- a CDS encoding recombinase family protein, protein MARIGYARVSTADQDLHIQTERLTAEGCSLIRSEKASGKSRDERDELATILSFLRPQDELIVTRLDRLGRDTRDVLNIIHECEQKQAFVTVLDPYVSTKGDMGQIVMTVLGMVAQMERRFIKERQREGIERAKSLGRYKGGKQRIDRDEVLRLAGGGEKPSAIARDIGCSRMQVYRILNENA, encoded by the coding sequence ATGGCACGCATCGGATACGCACGCGTCAGCACAGCTGACCAAGACCTGCACATACAGACAGAACGATTGACGGCCGAGGGATGCAGCCTCATTCGCTCAGAGAAGGCATCTGGCAAGAGCCGCGATGAACGGGATGAGCTGGCAACCATCCTCAGCTTCCTGCGCCCACAGGACGAACTGATCGTCACGCGGCTTGATCGCCTTGGCCGCGATACCCGTGACGTGTTGAACATCATACATGAGTGCGAGCAGAAGCAGGCCTTTGTGACTGTGCTGGATCCATATGTTTCGACCAAGGGTGATATGGGCCAGATCGTTATGACGGTGCTGGGGATGGTTGCTCAGATGGAGCGGCGGTTCATCAAGGAGCGCCAGCGCGAAGGGATCGAGCGCGCCAAATCGCTTGGCCGGTACAAGGGTGGCAAACAGCGAATTGATCGAGATGAAGTACTGCGGTTGGCAGGCGGTGGCGAAAAGCCGTCTGCCATAGCCCGTGATATTGGTTGTTCGCGGATGCAGGTTTATCGGATCCTGAATGAAAATGCGTGA